DNA sequence from the Thamnophis elegans isolate rThaEle1 chromosome 4, rThaEle1.pri, whole genome shotgun sequence genome:
cagccagttcgcaccactttgggaaaaCCGGttcttaattttctgagcagtttggtgaactggttgttggaagaaatcattagggcagagaaccagttgttaaattatttgaatcccaccactggttctggagaaccagtagcagaaattttgagtagttttgagatctaataaatactacctctgacaggccccaccctcatctattctctgcctgccgagtcccagctgattgggaggaaataaggattttgcaggaaccttcccctggagtggggagggaatggagattttacagtatccttcccctgccatgcccaccaagccacgcccaccaagccataccacgcctccccaccaagccacacctacaggacCAGTAGtacaaaaaatttgaatcccaccactgacccatatCATTGAGGGGTGGCAATGAATCAGGAAAAAGGAGAATAAACTACCAAACAAGGATGACAACCCCTCAGACTTAAGGCTTAATTTGTTTGCTTGAAAAATTTTTGTTCAGGTTTTTGTTCAGAAATGATGAGGAGCTGGACCTCAAAGAGGTGCTACCTGTGAAAGGGTTTTCTGACAACTTTCCACAAACTGTTGACTTCAAACATGCAAGGCTACATCTCATTGAATTCTTAATTAGCATCATTCTGCTAGGTAGAAGTATTGGGTATTAGAAGTTCAGTGTGTCTGGTGAGCATCAAGTTAAggaaagcttttatttattttttagttatGGGCTGAAACAATCTATATGACTTCCAAATGACAAtattttcctctatttctttgcTATCCTTTAGTGGTCCTCCCAATTTTTTGTAGTCTAAGTATGGCCTGGATTTTAGCATTAGAAACCTGTATGTTTATAAGATGCGCAAGCAGAGCTTTAAATTTGTGATGAGAAAGCATGTAGTCATTGAAAGTGTGTCGATCACAATGCTACAGTAGAAATAGAAAACTAATTtattaatcttttctttttctttttgctgtgtACAAGTTTAATGGAGAAATCTTTGTGCCTGAAATCAAAAAGGACAGAATTTGTTTCCCTTTTTAGATATTTAACATTCAATaattaacagaagaaaaataCCCAAGCCAGCTATATCATTTCTTGATCGATCATGCGTCTTGTCTGAAAATTGTTAGCAGGCAGCAGTGAAGAGGAATTCACTTGCTTCTGGTCTTTTTCTGGTTGTGCCACTTTCGGGTGTATTTCCGAACACCGATGAAGCCTCCAAATCGTTTTTGGAGCGCTCGCACCTTGGGCTCTTCCATCTCCCCGTAGTTGAATGGTCCCCTCAGGAAATCGCCCACCCTCTTGGGAATCTTGAGCTGATCCTGTAAATCCCCAAGTGAAGTTTGGCTTCCATCACTAGTGACATCTTCTGCCTTTGGCTGATGGATGAGACCACTCAATTTGGACACTTGCTTATCTTCTCCATCGCTGAGATCCAGCATTCTGGTCAGGTCACTGTGATGTTTCAGGTTATTTCTGGCTCCTTTCAGGCTGCCATTCCACATCTCCAGTGGCCATTTCATTTCTTCCAGGCTACTGTGGTCTAGGGACAAAGACCTTTTTCTGCTGATGGCTTTATTGCAAAGTCCCCAGGTAGCACTGGGAAACAGTTTCCCTTGACACTCCATTACACAGATCTGTAGGGAGGAAACAAGGACACTTAGTAATATGCCTCACTTTCTGAATGTAAGGAAAGGTACCCATCATAATCTTTGTGTCAAGGCTCTGACTAACAAactcaagcaaatcagaactctgagacCTGGCTCCTTTTCAAAGGTCTTCTTTAATGagtacatcatatcggcacagcttcaaaggaaaaccaaatctaaatctttcccacagttttagtataattaaactaggaaataaCCCCATCCCCAAGTGTTGCAGGTCACATTGGCCAATTGGGTTAATTGGCGGGCTCCTTCCCCAACCTTATCTGTTGCCAGTAGAGATGACCTTAGTTCTTATGAGAAAGCTCTTTGTTGTGTCTAGTAATGcattctccttcccctcttccaccTCTGGGTGGCAACTGAGGAACATAAAGATGGCTGTGGCTAGGTTCAGTTCAAAGTTGACAGTTTGCTGAAGAAAGTCAAAGAGGTATATTACagtaaattatgttttaaaataatcctgTTTCTGCTTTTTCTTAGACATATAGCTTAATTTATAGAGTGAATTTCAGAATCCATGGCTGCAATAGAGAATATAACATTCCTTCTGATTTCCTTTCCTGGAAATTCTTCATGACTTCATGTAATCCTACAGGTTTACAGACTAATTCAGAAGTCAATACATCTGTTTGGATTTGGTCTTTGCAGTGAATTCACCCAGAATTTTTACTCATGATCTGACAGATAATGGTAATCTAATAGTAGTAGTGGTAGAAACAGAAGACAGTTTCAAATCAGTCTCCTATTATATGAATAGTGGCCACTGAAGACTGATCAGAACTGTCATTTAGAATTGAATTGTTCCATTATTTCCTAGGAGGTTGGTGAGAAAATGCCATCAATCTTTGAATATACTACTACTTTTgggtttctttttcttgtctAATCTTCTAAAATTGTTGTTTTTCGCTGAGTCTTGCTCATTCTTCTGTAGATTTAATCATGGAGAAGATCTATGTGCAGAATTCTCAGAGGCCAGATGCTCAGGCTGTGTTGCTGTTGAATCACCAGATCTGTCAGAAATTAGGAGTCTGTTCTCTGATGGTGATTATTAATAAGAACAGCCACTCCAGGATGCCTCCAGAATCTAGCTGTGTGCCCAGTCAAAGGGGGTTCTGGAAACTGCActccagcaatagcaatagcgttatactgcttcatagtgttttacaatcctctctaagcagtttacagagtcagcatattgccctcaacaatctgggtcctcattttacccaactcggaaggatggaaggatgactcaatcttgagccggtcaggattgaactcctggcagcgggcagagtcagcctgcagtactgcattctaaccacttgccACCACGGCTCTGCTGAATAGATGCAGGACATCAGCTTGTCTACTTTGAATTAAgtagtttttattttcttcttaaaagtTTGAAGAGATGAAACATTTAATTCAGGGGAATGATGAAGTGGTAGAGTCTACTTGTCACTAATGGCATTGATTTCCTAAGGGAGCATCTTGAAAGACTAAACCATAGTAACTTTTGCAGCCACTAGAAGCCAATGTTCAAGTGTTTGCTCCTATAAAACATTGTTGAATACCGATTGTACCCGGTTCTGGCTATGGATTGGAGAATATTTCTTGTTCTTTCTGTTCTTGGAATCAATCCCCTAACACTGAAACTACTCTCCATTAGACTCTGcaaggaaaaaatgtattttctttggtACTGGTTCTCCAAGGGTTCGAACATAAAAATGCATATCTGAAATGCTTATTACCTCTCTAAAACAAAAATAGGGCTTCTAGTCTTTGTACCATTTtccccaataaagaattctagatAAGTATCTATGTTCAAAAAAACATATTGTCAAATGATAGATTttgcattgttatttttttatattttttacttaTATTCATTATGTATGTACCACCAATTTCCCAAGAACTTTTAACAAAGTTATGTAAAAACAGTATAAATATTCTTATAAATGAATGCATCAAATCAAATCCCAGGATTTTCTGCCACTCTTAATAGGCTGTTTGTCTAAACTCATGTCTGTAGATGTACgccaaaaaaccaacaaccccaaAACATGATGAAAACAATAGTTTGTGTACCATTAAAAGGCAGCTAATCCAACTGCTAACAGAGAAAACAATTGCTTCTAGAAATACTAAACATGACTATAAAGGCTTAGCAATGTGGGCATGAAAAAAGAAAGTGGGGTTGATCACACTTGGCTTTTAATAACCTCTTACTGTGAATTCAATTCTCTTTGAATGAAAGGGAAGTGTCAGCCCTGGTTGCCATCTCATAATTGCTTTCCGTTAAATACTAACAGCCTCTTCAAATGACTATTTGTGATGAATTAGCTCTGTAGGGAGAAGATACTTGAACAATATAGTTGGAGTCAGAAAAGGTCTTCTCTGTCACTATTACCAGAAATAACAGCCCTTATTTTTTAactgtaggaaacgggccctgttatttcggttataattgcaggcacccatctcgtctctcctccatagtttctagcccaaaccaggtccccaggcttaaaagtgcgggagggggttggaggccccaggttgccagactgaattcctgaatagacgggatgcaatctatccagggtggtccgcaggcgcctgcccatcaacatctccgcggggcttttctgtgtcagggggcaaggtgtggagtgctgtgccaataagtaagcatccacccttgcctgccagtctccacaGTTTAGatggcccaaagcctccttggcagatctaaccgccctttccgctcggccattgctggccgggtggtaaggtgcaaccagcgcgtggcggaccccttgctcggccaggtatgtttggaacgttgtagacgtgaattgcgggccgttgtcggacactactgtgtccggcaacccgtgggttgcgaacaatcgtcgcaaggctcgcacagtactgtcagatgtggtggagtgcatgagcaatacttccacccatcgagagtacgcgtccacaactataaggaaagtctggccgtgaaaggggccagcgaaatctatatgtattctagaccagggaccccgaggcatctcccattcccgggagggagaggaaggaggagatggtcgggactgctggcaggtttcgcatttggcgacccaggcttcgatctctgcatctaaccctggccaccaaacgaaactgcgagcaagggccttcattctgcttactccggggtgactttcatggagacgttgcagaatctgttgtcggaggaccgttgggatgaccacacggtcgccccacagtaggcagcctgaatgtatagaaagctcccactgtctgttcttgaagtgcttgaactgaggtggtaactcacccgcaggccagcctctcaggacccagttcaatagctgtgacagtgtggggtcagactgagagtaggcggccacatcggtagaagtcaatggcaattctaactgagcaattgccagaacagaacggcaaggaaccgcttgatcttccgtgtccggaagagggcagcgactaagggcatctgcatgccctatttgcttgcccggacggtagcacagggcgtaagaatacgccgctaagaactccgtccagcgggtcatccttggggacaggataggaggggtcggtctatcaccagccagtagcccaaggagtggcttatggtctgtgaatagggtgaagtgccgcccgtataggtagtcgtgaaactttttgattccagacactgcagccagagcctccttgtcaatctggctgtagttcctctcagccgaggacagtgttctggaataaaaagctatgggggcttctgagccgttgggcaggacgtgactcagaacagcccccaaaccgacgggggaggcatcacatgctagagtcaggggcatcttgtcgctatattgcactaagactgcctctgacgtcagcagggatttgacagccgtgaacgcatgcgcttcacggctgccccattgccaaggcgcggatcggtcgagcaaccgatgtagcggctcggctagtgatgccttgtgagggatgaaaggcgcatagaaatttagaagccccaggaacgattggagctgcgcctttgtagtaggagtgggagcgttcctgatagctgccaatttagaaggggtaggatgaattccctgggcatcaattgtgaagcccaggaaatccacttggggcacagcaaagaaacatttgctgcgtttaaatttaagacccgcgcccctgaaacggtcgaggactttcctcagtactttgatgaggtctgagcggctgtcagcagcgatcaggacgtcatcaaagtaaggtaccactccagggagcccatggagcagacgttccatgaggctctggaaaatccccggggcaacggaaacgccgaattgaaggcggcgacaacggaaagccccccggtgggtgacgatggtttgggcagccgccgcatcgtcatccacagggagttgctggtaggcctgcgccatatccagtttagcgaaaatacggccctgccccaaggaatggagcaggtgctgtacaacagggactggataggggtttgcctgaaggccaaggttgatggtcgacttatagtcggcgcagatcctaatggagccgtcggccttcaccgcaatcacaatgggggactcccaaggtgagtggtcgacgggctccagtatgccctgcgccacgagcttatcgagctcagcttcaacctttggccttaatgcaaagggcaccctgcgggccttcagtctgattggtgcaacctgggggtccaagctaatggatatggggctgcctttgtaatggcctagctggccatcaaagatatcagcatagtctgacaagactgctgctatgtctgggggcgtgtccgcagtagaatgaatcccctgaagggagatacccaagggagaaaaccattctaaccccagaattgctggtaaaggtttctgaacaattaaagcaggtaaaacagcgcaaaacttgccataagaaaccctcaaggcatatgaacctaggatagagatatgggagccttgatagtctgttaaaattgcgttaaggggtgacaagtgacaacgtttcacgtgggggcacaacatagaaaaagtgtcccaagaaagaagggattttgatgagccggagtccacttccatctgacacggcttcccttcaatcagtattttaatattgattttgtccgtaccctgtgaggatgagttgatggaggtgtcatgcagggacgaagaagcttgattgatgttaaagcattcgtcttgacgctgagcaggtttccgctgctgcgagctcttcggcgggggtggaggaggaccatatggaggaggtggctcgattgctgcagaaggagtaggaagtgaagccttgcagacatgggctaaatgtcctttctttccgcagcggcggcaaaccgctgccttgaaggggcaattagcccgggcgtgcgctccgccacagccaatgcaagcagaggagtttgaagggaaacggctgatggcttgactctgtcgaggctgctgacggcggggttgtgctccaagtctatctacctgaagttgttgtagatagtcaggcaggggggctagctcatcaattagatttgtaatgtacgttggctgctggagcggaggaggggttggaacggttgaggcttgagtggcaggtaaccctccagcaaccgtcatctgcgcgaggtagcattctatttcgttggaggatgaatctgccaactccgcagcgcgagcctcgtctatggcataagctaatgtgaccttaggcttgcccaaaagtctacgcctgagaaaaatatcctttaggccacagacgaattgctctgctagatttgcctcaagatctgggaactcacactgcgctgcagcaactctcaaggcttgcaaaaattgatttaccatttctgcaggcttttggactcgcctgcggtaagcgaagcgtctggctatttgagatggagtaggtgcgtagtatgcctgcaatccgtctgttagttcttgccaggtgaggtcgtacaccgctctaggggcggcaaaggaccttgcggtggcaaacatttctgggccacaagccgtaaggaagaacccacatttcctcgcttgagactgaccttgacggttgttagcgattaaaaagcattcaaaccgttcaagaaatgcctcccaggtttcacctccaaccccaaaaggggcaaacattggcattccggccatagcagttggttggagaagtggcagttggttcctttttcttctggttacaggtccccagtcctcgtcgccagtattatatcttcaggaatgagacagaggctcgtgtccggtaactctgtaaccaatttattttaacacaacttgtaacagtaacaggtaacaaccaggcagggtgctggtttaacaatgtagcaacagaaggatgatctgtgtagagagagaggcagagaagcagctccagctggactggagtgttcgtctgctctggtgctgaacaactgacagtttgaacgagtctgccctttatagttcctcagactcgcccggcaactgacaggcgcgtctgattggctaagacgcgcctggctgctgccgagctgtcattcgtaacagcgaggactaacttttactatacaacactgttgacattctgtttctctctttaagtaaggaaatttctctgaaatgatgacccagcaGGTCACAGGTTACCTAGTGTTGTAATTATTGAAACCCTGAATATGTATAGGCAATACTAATCAAAACTAAGGAAGAACAATATTTTTGTGTAATTTGAGCTATAATCTAGCGGACTGTCACAACAGTTTATTTTGGTGCCTCAGTTTCATCATAAAACATTTGTGAAGTTGTTTCAGGAAAAACCTTTCGGCTGGTGAAGTTATATGTTCACACCCTTGACGCCATTTTTCTCTGTATATTAGAAAAGGAATACATTATTTcacattgaaaaatattttgtaagtATAAAAGATAAGGTGAAAGTAAAGGAGTCCTTGTGGATGTTACTcaactaattctgctgactgtagGGGTACTGCTCATCTCTGATTCAAGGACATTGAACTAACGCTGAGGTTTCCATTGTTATGGGCAAGCATGATGTCACAGACCTCTGTTAGGTTCCCACAAAGTGCTatcaatttatctatttatctgtttatctactcacattttcatgctttcgaacttctaggttgacaGGAGCTGGGCAAGGATGAGAGCTCACTGCTCAGGTCACAAATctggctgctggctttccagccaacaagtccAGTGTCTTTACTGCTGAGCCACTTCCACCACTCCTAAAGGATTAAACTATATGTTAATTACATTTAtaattgatgattttttttattgtaggTTGATACAtgagtggattttttaaaagttgtcaTGAAATTCttaagaggaaaataaaatgttaaggATTACCAGTGGAGGTCTTtcaagatctgtttttttttaaaaggagcttTTAACGCTTTATCTGAATGATGTACACACTATCACATACCTTTTTTACAATAGCATATAGCCgtgttggcga
Encoded proteins:
- the LOC116507762 gene encoding prepronociceptin-like; this encodes MNSVNNFLMMVFEIVDGIKTTFNHLKYMSKLTINIWSQNGLVKLIFQRDIMRMLLWGILSFCLLVYAHNDCRKDCRNCHRHLYNHQDDISLLICVMECQGKLFPSATWGLCNKAISRKRSLSLDHSSLEEMKWPLEMWNGSLKGARNNLKHHSDLTRMLDLSDGEDKQVSKLSGLIHQPKAEDVTSDGSQTSLGDLQDQLKIPKRVGDFLRGPFNYGEMEEPKVRALQKRFGGFIGVRKYTRKWHNQKKTRSK